The following are from one region of the Pocillopora verrucosa isolate sample1 chromosome 3, ASM3666991v2, whole genome shotgun sequence genome:
- the LOC131797708 gene encoding uncharacterized protein, with amino-acid sequence MAGSGKVEVSFVDNYAILSMKNGENRLNLEFFKEFYAALDEIERNEKVKFLITTGDKKFYSNGLDQEFLATCTPEEFIETTSLLHKVLARLLSFPMLTVAALNGHTFAGGALLALAHDYRVMRTKKGWFSFPEVKYGMRFGIGNNLLMRGKIKDPKVIADAVFMGRRFEAEEALAGGIVHEICDIEKLLDTAIRMGKAAVGNNNLNRNSVMHLKSDFYSDIISGLQSEILTGKGLLKSFEFFGRKSKL; translated from the exons ATGGCAGGGAGTGGGAAGGTCGAGGTTTCTTTCGTGGACAATTATGCAATTCTTTCCATGAAAAATGGAGAAAACCGattaaatttagaattttttaaagaattctATGCTGCTCTGGATGAGATCGAAAG gaatgaaaaggttaaatttcTGATCACCACTGGagataaaaaattttactcAAATGGGCTAGATCAAGAATTCCTTGCGACATGTACTCCAGAGGAGTTCATAGAAACCACATCTTTGCTTCATAAAGTCTTGGCAAGATTATTATCATTTCCCATGTTAACAGTGGCTGCATTAAATG GACATACCTTTGCTGGTGGAGCACTATTAGCCCTTGCACATGACTACAGAGTTATGAGAACCAAGAAAGGTTGGTTTAGCTTTCCAGAGGTCAAGTATGGCATGCGTTTTGGTATTGGAAATAACCTGTTGATGAG AGGGAAGATAAAGGACCCCAAAGTAATTGCAGATGCTGTATTCATGGGACGACGGTTTGAAGCAGAGGAGGCTCTGGCTGGTGGGATTGTCCATGAAATCTGTGATATTGAAAAACTTCTAGATACAGCCATACGGATGGGAAAGGCGGCTGTAGGCAATAATAACTTGAACAGAAATAGTGTTATGCATTTAAAATCAGATTTCTATAGTGACATCATTAGTGGccttcaaagtgaaattttaacCGGTAAAGGGCTTCTGAAGAGCTTTGAATTTTTTGGAAGAAAGTCAAAACTCTAA
- the LOC131797714 gene encoding cAMP-binding protein 1 — protein MNRVVIYQRPAQRCSGPSCTKCLLIFFTIMCLLIGFILTMVGHLAEPFWGPEDDWCDFCREDRLETERNLKNCRIAGPIFLAIGGVLLVISICYCQVQNKANQGQVITGPPSTQTVSTSQPGPGAVSTSQYPSGNTFGPQQPYGPSYGYQPGPYPNNLPPSAAGTYPQYPTGQVFPPVTQHPFPPQTQHPFPPQSGHDYSPYPSTDMPPPPSYESATDQSVTDQSVTPTAPPMEKVG, from the coding sequence ATGAATCGAGTGGTCATTTATCAAAGGCCAGCTCAGCGTTGTAGCGGTCCAAGCTGCACTAAATgtcttctaatttttttcactatCATGTGTTTACTTATTGGTTTCATTTTGACCATGGTGGGTCACCTTGCCGAACCATTTTGGGGCCCAGAAGATGATTGGTGCGACTTTTGCCGCGAGGACAGACTGGAAACAGAACGAAATTTAAAGAATTGTCGAATCGCCGGACCAATATTCCTTGCGATCGGAGGCGTTTTGCTCGTCATTTCGATCTGTTATTGCCAAgtccaaaacaaagcaaatcaaGGGCAAGTTATAACCGGACCGCCTTCTACTCAAACTGTCTCTACAAGTCAACCGGGTCCTGGAGCGGTATCAACTTCTCAGTACCCTTCAGGCAACACTTTTGGACCTCAACAACCTTATGGGCCGTCATACGGATATCAACCGGGACCTTACCCGAACAACCTACCTCCTTCTGCTGCGGGAACATATCCACAGTATCCGACAGGACAAGTGTTTCCTCCTGTAACACAACACCCTTTCCCTCCTCAAACACAGCACCCTTTCCCTCCTCAAAGTGGACATGATTACTCACCATACCCTTCGACAGATATGCCTCCTCCACCGTCGTATGAAAGTGCTACAGACCAAAGTGTTACAGACCAAAGTGTAACTCCAACTGCCCCTCCCATGGAGAAAGTGGGTTAG